The following proteins are encoded in a genomic region of Lutra lutra chromosome 16, mLutLut1.2, whole genome shotgun sequence:
- the LOC125086968 gene encoding ATP-sensitive inward rectifier potassium channel 12-like, whose amino-acid sequence MSSAGRANPYSIVSSEEDGLHLVTMSGANGFSNGKVHTQRRCRNRFVKKNGQCNIEFANMDEKSQRYLADMFTTCVDIRWHYMLLIFSLAFLASWLLFGDIFWVIAVAHGDLEPAEGRGRTPCVMQVHGFMAAFLFSIETQTTIGYGLRCVTEECPVAVFMVVAQSIVGCIIDSFMIGTIMAKMARPKKRAQTLLFSHNAVVALRDGKLCLMWCVGNLRKSHIVEAHVRAQLIKPRVTEEGEYIPLDQIDIDVGFDKGLDRIFLVSRITTLHEIDEASLLFGISRQDLETDDFEVVVIPEGMVEATAMTTQARSSYLANEILWGHRFEPVLFKEKNQYKIDNSHFHKTYEVPSTPHCSAKDLVENKFLLPSANSFCYKNELAFLSCDEEDEADGDQDGHSPQAQHDFDRPQAGGGGLKQRPYRRESEI is encoded by the coding sequence ATGTCCTCGGCCGGCAGGGCCAACCCCTACAGTATCGTGTCATCGGAGGAGGACGGGCTGCACCTGGTCACCATGTCGGGGGCCAACGGCTTCAGCAACGGCAAGGTGCACACGCAGCGCCGGTGCCGGAACCGCTTCGTCAAGAAGAACGGCCAGTGCAACATCGAGTTCGCCAACATGGATGAGAAGTCACAGCGCTACCTGGCCGACATGTTCACCACCTGCGTGGACATCCGCTGGCACTACATGCTGCTCATCTTCTCGCTGGCCTTCCTCGCTTCCTGGCTCCTGTTCGGCGACATCTTTTGGGTCATCGCCGTGGCGCACGGCGACCTGGAGCCGGCCGAGGGCCGTGGCCGCACGCCCTGCGTGATGCAGGTGCACGGCTTCATGGCGGCTTTCCTCTTTTCCATCGAGACGCAAACCACCATCGGCTACGGGCTGCGCTGTGTGACGGAGGAGTGCCCGGTGGCCGTGTTCATGGTGGTGGCGCAGTCCATCGTGGGCTGCATCATCGACTCCTTCATGATCGGCACCATCATGGCCAAGATGGCTCGGCCCAAGAAGCGGGCGCAGACGCTGCTGTTCAGCCACAACGCGGTGGTGGCCCTGCGCGACGGCAAGCTCTGCCTCATGTGGTGCGTGGGCAACCTGCGCAAGAGCCACATCGTGGAGGCGCACGTGCGGGCCCAGCTCATCAAGCCGCGGGTCACCGAGGAGGGCGAGTACATCCCGCTGGACCAGATCGACATCGACGTCGGCTTTGACAAGGGCCTCGACCGCATCTTCCTCGTGTCCCGCATCACCACCCTGCATGAGATCGACGAGGCCAGCCTGCTGTTTGGCATCAGCCGGCAGGACTTGGAGACAGATGACTTCGAGGTCGTGGTCATCCCGGAGGGCATGGTGGAGGCCACGGCCATGACCACACAGGCCCGCAGCTCCTACCTGGCCAACGAGATCCTGTGGGGCCACCGCTTCGAGCCTGTCCTCTTCAAGGAGAAGAACCAGTACAAGATCGACAACTCCCACTTCCATAAGACCTACGAGGTGCCCTCCACACCCCACTGCAGTGCCAAGGACCTGGTGGAGAACAAATTCCTGCTGCCCAGTGCCAACTCCTTCTGTTACAAGAACGAGCTGGCTTTCCTGAGCTGTGATGAGGAGGACGAGGCAGATGGAGACCAGGATGGCCATAGCCCCCAGGCCCAGCATGACTTTGACAGACCTCAGGCCGGTGGTGGCGGCCTCAAGCAGCGGCCTTACAGACGGGAGTCAGAGATCTGA